In Truepera sp., the sequence CAGGCGGCGGCCGTGCTCGAGCCCGGCGTGTACTCGGTCAGTACGGGTGAGAGGCTCGACTCGCTCAGCGGCGCGCAGGTCGGCGCGGCGGGCCGGTCCGAGCCCGTCGCTCTAGTCTCGCTCCTGTCGGCCGAGGAGTCCCGCCTCCCGACCGGTGCGCCCGGGCCTGCGGCGCGCGAAGGCGAGGCCGCCACGGGGGCCGACCGGGCCGCCGCCGGCGCCGCGAGCAACGGCAGAGCCCCGTCCGCGTACGCGGCACCGTCAGTATGGGTCACTCTGCTGCTGGTCGTCGCCCTGATCGCGCTCGCGGCGGAGTGGTGGCTCTATGCGGGTCGGCGCGGCCGCGGGTTGGTAGGCTGACGCGCGTGACGAGACTAGACCTCAGCCTGCCGTTCGTCACGCTGCTGATCCTCGGCGTCGGCCTCTTCACCCTCAACAGCGCGGCACCGAGCGACGAGTTCATGCGCCAGGTGGCGTTCCTGGTCGCGGGCGCGGTGGCGCTCGTGGCGCTGGTCTGGGCGGGGAAGAGCCGCCTGCTGCGCCTGAGCAGTTACATCTACGGGGCCAGCCTGGCGCTGCTGGTCCTCACCTACTTCCTAGGCACCGAGGTGAACGGGGCCAAGTCATGGCTCTACCTCGGACCACTACCGGGGTTCCAGCCGTCGGAGCTCGCGAAGCTCGCGCTCATCTTGGTGCTGGCCCAGGCGCTGCACGAACGTCCGATCAGGCGCCTGGTCGACTACCTCAGGGTGGCGGCGTTGGCGCTGCCCCCCATAGGGCTGGTGCTTATCGAACCCGACCTGGGCAGCGCGCTCGTCCTGGTGGCCATCACCGCAGGGGTGGTGTTGGTACGGGGCGTGCCGTGGCGGCACCTGGTGCTCATCGTGCTGCTGGTCGGCGCGGCAGTGCCGACCCTGGTCCTGCCCAACCTCAAGCCTCACCAGCTCGAGCGGCTCGTGTCGTTCGTCGACCCTTACCGCGATCCTCAGGGGACGGGGTACCAGGTCATCCAATCGACCATCGCCGTGGGGTCCGGCGGCCTGCTGGGTAAGGGCTACAAGGCGGGAACCCAGTCGCAGCTCGGGTTCATCCCCTACAGGCATACGGACTTCATCTTCCCCGTGCTGGCCGAGGAGGGCGGCTTCCTGGCCTCCGTGGTCCTGCTGCTGCTATACGGCTTGCTCTTCTGGCGCATGCTTGCGATGGCGGCCGAGTGCCCGTTCGAGCGCGATCAACTGCTCATCACGGGTGTACTCGTCTTGGTGGCGTTCCAGGTCCTGGTCAACATCGGCGTCACGATCGGGGTGGCGCCCGTCACGGGCATCACCCTGCCGCTGGTGTCTTACGGCGGCACGAGCCTGGTGAGCACGCTCGTCGCGCTGGGCTTCGCCTGGGTCGTCTACCGTGACCGGTTCGCGAACTGGTGAGCCCCTTCGGGGCCGTAGCGAGTGCCGCGCTACCGCACCCGGCCTTCCGGTCTGATAACTTCGGCGACATGGAACCCGAAGAGAACGGCGCGCCCGCTACCGGAGCACCCGCCGCGGCCGGTAGGGCCGAGTCGCTGCGCGAGCAGGTGCTGGAAGCGCTGAAGGTCGTGCACGACCCCGAGATCCCTGTGAACATCGTCGACCTCGGCCTCGTTTACGAGGTCGACATCGACGACGATGGCAACGTGGGCATCGCCATGACCCTCACCAGCATGGGTTGCCCGGTCCAGGACCTCATCCA encodes:
- the rodA gene encoding rod shape-determining protein RodA, which gives rise to MTRLDLSLPFVTLLILGVGLFTLNSAAPSDEFMRQVAFLVAGAVALVALVWAGKSRLLRLSSYIYGASLALLVLTYFLGTEVNGAKSWLYLGPLPGFQPSELAKLALILVLAQALHERPIRRLVDYLRVAALALPPIGLVLIEPDLGSALVLVAITAGVVLVRGVPWRHLVLIVLLVGAAVPTLVLPNLKPHQLERLVSFVDPYRDPQGTGYQVIQSTIAVGSGGLLGKGYKAGTQSQLGFIPYRHTDFIFPVLAEEGGFLASVVLLLLYGLLFWRMLAMAAECPFERDQLLITGVLVLVAFQVLVNIGVTIGVAPVTGITLPLVSYGGTSLVSTLVALGFAWVVYRDRFANW
- a CDS encoding iron-sulfur cluster assembly protein → MEPEENGAPATGAPAAAGRAESLREQVLEALKVVHDPEIPVNIVDLGLVYEVDIDDDGNVGIAMTLTSMGCPVQDLIQADTELAAMKVDGVNSVAVDFVWSPPWSLAKMTDDGKKQMRMFGFNV